A DNA window from Arachis duranensis cultivar V14167 chromosome 3, aradu.V14167.gnm2.J7QH, whole genome shotgun sequence contains the following coding sequences:
- the LOC107481336 gene encoding probable polygalacturonase At1g80170: MDKFFLVSLFCLLIAAHGVTGTLTCDNIAMLDELANMDTEENEIELSDIPSWTSERGGKVLVNVDSFGAAGDGESDDTEAFRKAWNVSCSTPNSVFLVPQGRRYLVNATKFIGPCKGTLIIQIDGTIVAPDEPKNWDSKLARVWLDFSKLEKAVFQGAGVIDGSGKKWWEASCKKNKSNPCKGAPTALTIDSSSGIKVKGLTIQHSQQIHFTISRCNSVRIYGVKVSSPDDSPNTDGIHISESTNVIIQDSKIGAGDDCISIVNASSNIKMKRIFCGPGHGISIGSLGKDNSTGIVTKVILDTAVIKDTTNGVRIKTWQGGSGYVRGVRFQNVKMENASNPIIIDQFYCDSPTTCQNQTSAVEISEIMYQNISGTTRSAKAIQFACSDTVPCSSLVLSNVDLEKQDGTVETYCHSAQGFGYGVVHPSADCLNSSDNTSEVITEPITVEEEEDTHHTEL, from the exons ATGGACAAATTCTTCTTGGTTTCCTTATTCTGTTTGCTGATAGCGGCTCATGGAGTCACAGGAACCCTGACATGTGACAACATTGCCATGCTTGATGAACTTGCAAATATGGATACAGAAGAAAATGAGATAGAGCTCTCTGACATTCCTTCATGGACAAGTGAGCGTGGTGGAAAGGTTCTTGTGAATGTTGATAGCTTTGGTGCTGCTGGAGATGGAGAATCTGATGATACTGAG GCTTTCCGAAAAGCATGGAATGTTTCTTGCTCTACACCAAATTCTGTGTTCTTAGTTCCCCAAGGACGCCGCTACCTTGTCAATGCAACAAAATTCATAGGGCCTTGTAAAGGCACTCTAATCATCCAG ATTGATGGAACAATAGTAGCACCAGATGAGCCTAAGAACTGGGATTCAAAATTAGCACGCGTTTGGCTTGATTTTTCAAAATTGGAGAAAGCTGTTTTCCAAGGTGCTGGAGTTATTGATGGCTCAGGCAAAAAATGGTGGGAAGCATCttgcaagaagaacaaatctaAT CCTTGCAAAGGTGCACCAACA GCATTGACCATTGATTCAAGCTCAGGTATAAAGGTGAAAGGACTAACTATACAGCATAGCCAACAGATTCATTTTACCATATCAAGGTGTAATTCTGTTAGGATTTATGGTGTCAAAGTGTCATCACCAGATGACAGCCCAAACACCGACGGAATTCATATTAGTGAATCAACTAATGTCATAATCCAAGACAGCAAAATTGGAGCAG GTGATGATTGCATATCAATTGTGAATGCCAGTTCCAAtatcaaaatgaaaagaattttttgTGGACCAGGACATGGAATTAG CATTGGGAGCCTTGGGAAAGACAATTCAACTGGCATAGTGACAAAAGTGATTTTAGATACAGCAGTTATTAAGGATACTACAAATGGTGTCAGGATTAAGACTTGGCAG GGGGGTTCTGGGTATGTTCGTGGAGTACGCTTTCAGAATGTGAAGATGGAAAATGCCTCAAACCCCATTATTATTGATCAATTTTACTGTGATTCACCAACTACTTGTCAAAACCAG ACATCAGCTGTGGAGATAAGCGAGATCATGTATCAGAACATTAGTGGGACAACAAGGAGTGCCAAGGCCATTCAATTTGCATGCAGTGACACAGTTCCATGCAGCAGCTTGGTTCTCAGCAATGTGGACTTGGAGAAGCAAGACGGCACTGTCGAAACTTACTGTCACTCCGCTCAAGGCTTCGGCTATGGTGTTGTGCACCCTTCTGCCGATTGCCTCAATTCCAGCGACAACACTTCGGAAGTTATTACAGAACCAATCACAGTCGAAGAGGAGGAGGATACTCATCACACTGAACTATAA
- the LOC107481335 gene encoding putative pentatricopeptide repeat-containing protein At3g05240 codes for MLLKRLFSKQTNPQLTLLAFVRSTTTAIIPSNNSHVPFRPNTVDPIYLKNRQINAFIKSRNLNSALAVFHSTSLRDAVTYNLLISGHATCHDGSPPRALHLYAEMGLLGITETPTTFTSVISLCANHGFFGEGLQVHCKVVKFGFLSNVFVGGALVGFYMNLGLCGAALELFDELPERNLALWNVVLRGLCELGCVDELVGFYYSWMWFEGVEPNGVTFCYLLRGCGVERRLHEGMKIQGRILKMGLVESDVFVANALVDFYSACGCWVGARKCFEAILVEDVISWNSLVCVYAENELVFEALKLFSVMQFWGKRPSVRSMVGFLNLCSRNKDVVLGKQVHCCVLKLGLDEISVHVQSALIDMYGKCSDLESSVALFECLPERTLECCNSLMTSLSYCGAIEDVVELFCLMIDEGIRPDEVTFSSTLKALSVSASASFTISQLLHCFALKYRLEGDAAVACSLMDAYSRCGHVEHSCEIFEGLSSPNAICFTSMINGYARNGMGEEGLAVLQAMIEKGLKPDKVTFLCALTGCNHKGLVEEGKIVFDSMKSLHGIHPNRQHFSCIVDLLCRAGLLYEAEELLLLSPEKRDCVMWSSLLRSCRVHGNEEVGTRAAQALVELGSNNPAVLLQASNFYAEIGKSDASREIREVALARKMIREIGHSLIEIKY; via the coding sequence ATGCTGCTGAAACGCTTGTTCTCCAAGCAAACAAATCCTCAACTCACTCTACTCGCTTTCGTTAGATCCACAACAACGGCAATAATACCTTCCAACAATTCCCACGTGCCATTTCGCCCCAACACCGTTGACCCTATCTACCTCAAGAACCGCCAAATCAACGCTTTCATCAAATCTAGGAACCTAAACTCAGCACTCGCAGTGTTCCACAGCACTTCCCTTCGTGATGCCGTCACCTACAACTTACTCATTTCAGGGCATGCCACGTGTCATGATGGCTCACCGCCACGTGCTCTTCATCTCTACGCCGAAATGGGTTTGCTTGGAATAACGGAAACCCCAACCACGTTCACATCTGTTATATCTCTCTGTGCTAATCATGGGTTTTTCGGAGAAGGCCTTCAGGTTCATTGCAAGGTTGTCAAGTTTGGTTTCTTGTCGAACGTGTTCGTTGGTGGCGCCCTTGTTGGGTTCTATATGAATTTGGGGTTATGTGGGGCTGCACTGGAGCTGTTTGACGAATTGCCAGAGAGAAATTTAGCTCTGTGGAATGTGGTGCTGCGCGGGTTGTGTGAATTGGGTTGTGTTGATGAGTTGGTTGGGTTTTATTACTCTTGGATGTGGTTTGAAGGTGTGGAGCCGAATGGGGTCACTTTTTGTTATTTGCTTAGGGGGTGTGGTGTTGAGAGAAGGTTGCATGAAGGGATGAAGATTCAAGGAAGAATTTTGAAGATGGGTTTGGTAGAATCTGATGTCTTTGTTGCTAATGCTTTGGTGGATTTTTACTCTGCTTGTGGGTGCTGGGTTGGTGCAAGGAAGTGTTTTGAGGCTATACTAGTTGAGGATGTCATATCTTGGAACTCCTTGGTTtgtgtttatgcagaaaatGAGTTGGTGTTTGAAGCTTTGAAACTGTTTAGTGTTATGCAATTCTGGGGGAAGAGGCCATCTGTGCGTTCTATGGTGGGGTTTTTGAATTTATGCAGTAGAAATAAAGATGTTGTATTGGGGAAGCAGGTTCACTGTTGTGTTTTGAAATTGGGTCTTGATGAAATAAGTGTGCATGTTCAATCTGCATTGATTGATATGTATGGAAAATGTAGTGATCTtgagagttctgtagctctgtTTGAATGTCTCCCTGAGAGAACTTTGGAGTGTTGTAATTCGTTGATGACTTCCCTTTCTTACTGCGGTGCAATTGAAGATGTGGTGGAGTTGTTTTGTTTGATGATTGATGAAGGTATTAGGCCAGATGAAGTAACCTTCTCTTCAACGCTGAAGGCGTTGTCGGTCTCTGCTTCAGCTAGCTTCACAATATCTCAGTTATTGCATTGCTTTGCATTAAAATACAGACTCGAAGGAGATGCTGCAGTGGCATGCTCCCTAATGGATGCATATTCAAGATGTGGCCATGTGGAACATTCTTGTGAGATCTTTGAGGGTCTTAGTTCTCCAAATGCTATTTGTTTCACATCTATGATCAATGGATATGCCCGAAATGGAATGGGGGAAGAAGGACTTGCAGTGCTTCAAGCTATGATTGAGAAGGGCCTAAAACCAGATAAAGTTACCTTTTTATGTGCATTAACAGGATGCAATCATAAAGGGCTAGTTGAGGAGGGCAAAATAGTTTTTGACTCCATGAAATCTCTTCATGGGATTCACCCCAATCGCCAGCATTTTTCATGCATTGTAGATCTTTTATGCCGTGCCGGGCTCCTATATGAAGCTGAAGAGTTGCTGCTACTCTCACCAGAAAAAAGAGATTGTGTTATGTGGAGCTCGTTGCTGCGAAGTTGCAGGGTCCATGGGAATGAAGAGGTTGGAACAAGAGCAGCACAGGCTTTAGTCGAGCTAGGCTCCAATAACCCTGCAGTGTTGTTGCAAGCTTCAAATTTCTATGCTGAGATTGGGAAGTCTGATGCCTCAAGGGAAATCAGAGAGGTTGCTCTAGCAAGGAAGATGATAAGGGAGATTGGACATAGTTTAATTGAGATAAAATATTGA
- the LOC107481338 gene encoding protein STABILIZED1: MVFIVPPNHRTLALDVNPNSTTLHRLKLAIEDNYGISVSQQRLFISNSLRLLGNDDSALIADLGVGPYSTLTLHVPFLGGTQPPAVPKPRFDFLNSKPPPNYVAGLGRGATGFTTRSDIGPARAAPDLPDRSATTIGGAAAAPAGRGRGKGGEEEEEDEGEDKGYDENQKFDEFEGNDVGLFASAEYDEDDKEADAVWEAIDKRMDSRRKDRREARLKQEIEKYRASNPKITEQFADLKRKLYTLSADEWENIPEIGDYSLRNKKKRFESFVPVPDTLLEKARQEQEHVTALDPKTRAAGGTETPWAQTPVTDLTAVGEGRGTVLSLKLDRLSDSVSGLTNVDPKGYLTTLKSMKITSDAEISDIKKARLLLKSVTQTNPKHPPGWIAAARLEELAGKIQAARQLIQRGCEECPKNEDVWLEACRLANPEEAKAVIARGVKSIPTSVKLWMQASKLEQDDANKSRVLRKGLEHIPDSVRLWKAVVELANEEDARLLLHRAVECCPLHVELWLALARLETYDNAKKVLNRARERLPKEPAIWITAAKLEEANGNTSMVGKIIERGIRSLQREAVVIDREAWMREAEAAERAGSVATCQAIIHHTIGVGVEEEDRKRTWVADAEECKKRGSIETARAIYSHALTVFLTKKSIWLKAAQLEKTHGTRESLDALLRKAVTYRPQAEVLWLMGAKEKWLAGDVPAARAILQEAYAAIPNSEEIWLAAFKLEFENHEPERARMLLAKARERGGTERVWMKSAIVERELGNIEEERRLLDEGLKKFPSFFKLWLMLGQLEERLAENAKRQDQPESHQHHMREAKKVYESGLKNCPNCVPLWLSLANLEETMNGLSKARAVLTMARKKNPQNPELWLAAVRAELKHGFKKEADILMAKALQECPNSGILWAASIEMVPRPQRKTKSMDALKKCDHDPHVIAAVAKLFWHDRKVDKARTWLNRAVTLAPDIGDFWALCYKFELQHGTEDSQKDVLKRCVSAEPKHGEKWQAISKAVENSHQPTEAILKKVVVALGKEENAAENNKH; this comes from the coding sequence ATGGTGTTCATCGTGCCACCCAATCACAGAACCCTAGCATTAGACGTAAACCCTAACTCCACCACACTCCATCGCCTCAAGCTTGCAATTGAAGATAATTATGGCATCTCCGTTTCTCAGCAGCGTTTGTTTATCTCCAACAGCCTCCGATTGCTTGGGAATGACGATTCTGCACTTATAGCCGACCTCGGCGTCGGACCTTACTCAACTCTAACCCTTCACGTTCCTTTCCTTGGTGGCACGCAGCCTCCGGCGGTTCCCAAGCCACGGTTCGACTTTCTCAACTCGAAGCCGCCGCCGAACTATGTCGCCGGTCTCGGTCGTGGTGCCACAGGATTCACCACTCGATCTGATATCGGTCCTGCCCGCGCCGCGCCCGATCTTCCCGACAGATCCGCCACAACTATTGGCGGTGCAGCTGCTGCCCCCGCTGGAAGAGGAAGAGGGAAAGGCGgcgaggaagaggaagaagatgaaggagAAGATAAAGGCTATGACGAGAATCAGAAATTTGATGAATTCGAAGGGAACGATGTTGGTTTGTTCGCATCTGCGGAGTATGATGAGGATGATAAAGAAGCTGATGCTGTTTGGGAAGCTATTGATAAGAGAATGGATTCGAGGAGGAAGGATAGGAGGGAAGCGAGGTTGAAGCAGGAGATTGAAAAGTACCGTGCTTCGAATCCGAAGATCACAGAACAGTTTGCAGATTTGAAGAGGAAGTTGTATACTTTATCTGCTGATGAGTGGGAGAATATACCCGAAATTGGGGATTATTCATtgaggaacaagaaaaagaggtTTGAAAGCTTTGTGCCCGTACCTGATACATTACTTGAGAAGGCAAGGCAGGAGCAGGAGCATGTCACGGCATTGGACCCTAAGACCAGGGCTGCTGGAGGGACCGAGACTCCTTGGGCGCAGACTCCGGTGACGGACTTGACTGCCGTTGGTGAGGGCAGGGGTACTGTGTTGTCCCTGAAGTTAGATAGGTTGTCGGATTCAGTTTCTGGTTTAACTAATGTGGATCCTAAGGGTTATTTGACTACTTTGAAGAGCATGAAGATTACCAGTGATGCTGAGATTTCGGATATTAAGAAGGCTAGGTTGTTGCTCAAGAGTGTTACTCAGACGAATCCAAAGCATCCTCCTGGCTGGATTGCCGCTGCTAGGTTGGAGGAGCTGGCGGGGAAGATTCAGGCAGCGAGACAATTGATACAGAGAGGGTGCGAGGAGTGTCCTAAGAATGAGGATGTGTGGCTGGAAGCTTGTAGGTTGGCAAATCCTGAGGAGGCAAAGGCGGTTATAGCTCGGGGTGTGAAGTCGATTCCAACTTCTGTGAAGTTGTGGATGCAGGCCTCGAAGTTGGAGCAGGATGATGCAAACAAGAGTAGGGTGTTGAGGAAAGGGTTGGAGCACATTCCGGATTCGGTTAGGCTGTGGAAGGCTGTTGTGGAGCTTGCCAATGAAGAAGATGCCAGGCTCTTGCTTCACAGAGCCGTGGAATGCTGTCCTTTGCATGTTGAGCTTTGGCTTGCACTTGCAAGGTTGGAGACTTATGATAATGCTAAGAAGGTTCTTAACAGGGCAAGGGAGAGGCTGCCCAAGGAGCCTGCCATATGGATAACAGCTGCAAAGTTGGAAGAAGCTAATGGGAACACTTCCATGGTTGGCAAGATTATTGAGAGGGGTATAAGGAGTCTCCAGAGAGAAGCTGTGGTAATTGATAGAGAGGCTTGGATGAGGGAAGCGGAGGCTGCAGAGCGTGCTGGATCTGTCGCTACTTGCCAAGCTATAATCCATCATACAATTGGAGTTGGagtggaagaagaagataggAAGAGGACATGGGTTGCTGATGCAGAGGAATGCAAGAAGAGAGGTTCTATTGAGACTGCCAGAGCTATATATTCTCATGCATTGACTGTCTTTTTAACTAAGAAGAGCATATGGCTCAAAGCAGCACAACTTGAAAAGACTCATGGAACCAGGGAATCTCTGGATGCATTACTTCGAAAAGCAGTTACCTATAGACCACAGGCTGAAGTTCTATGGCTTATGGGTGCCAAAGAGAAGTGGCTTGCTGGTGATGTCCCTGCAGCTCGAGCCATCCTCCAAGAAGCTTATGCTGCCATTCCTAATTCCGAGGAAATATGGCTTGCGGCTTTCAAGCTAGAATTTGAAAACCATGAACCTGAGAGAGCCAGGATGTTGTTGGCTAAAGCCAGAGAGAGGGGAGGCACAGAGAGAGTCTGGATGAAATCAGCAATTGTTGAGAGAGAGTTGGGAAACATCGAAGAGGAGCGGAGGTTGCTAGATGAAGGACTGAAGAAATTCCCTTCATTCTTCAAACTGTGGTTGATGCTTGGCCAGCTTGAAGAGCGGCTTGCTGAGAATGCGAAGAGACAAGATCAGCCTGAAAGCCACCAACATCATATGAGGGAAGCTAAGAAGGTCTATGAATCTGGACTGAAGAACTGTCCTAATTGTGTACCTCTTTGGCTTTCTCTTGCTAATCTTGAGGAGACAATGAATGGACTGAGTAAAGCTCGTGCAGTTCTCACAATGGCTAGAAAGAAGAATCCTCAAAATCCTGAACTCTGGCTAGCTGCTGTAAGAGCAGAATTGAAGCATGGATTCAAGAAAGAAGCTGATATCTTGATGGCAAAAGCATTGCAGGAGTGTCCCAACAGTGGTATTCTTTGGGCTGCATCAATCGAGATGGTTCCCCGTCCTCAGCGCAAAACCAAGAGTATGGATGCTCTCAAGAAATGCGATCATGATCCCCATGTTATCGCAGCTGTGGCCAAATTGTTCTGGCACGATAGGAAGGTTGACAAAGCTAGGACCTGGTTGAACAGGGCAGTAACATTAGCCCCTGACATTGGGGATTTCTGGGCATTGTGCTACAAATTTGAACTTCAGCATGGAACTGAGGACAGCCAGAAGGATGTTTTGAAGAGGTGCGTTAGTGCAGAACCAAAACATGGAGAAAAATGGCAAGCTATCTCAAAGGCAGTTGAGAACTCCCACCAGCCTACCGAAGCCATCTTGAAAAAAGTGGTGGTTGCACTTGGGAAGGAGGAGAATGCAGCTGAGAATAATAAACATTGA
- the LOC107481339 gene encoding probable BOI-related E3 ubiquitin-protein ligase 2 produces the protein MLGRKNVLDEARFQYQTNEANQLQLFGNIQAGCNIDPVSYVGNEYLSSMFRSNKRSRAAEDISKQQKLQISLNYNVCQDKADRLANSPNPNQVSTGLRLSYDDDERNSSVTSASGSMTAASSIILSLGDNFRTELDRQQEELDQYIQLQKDQLSKAVRDMKQKHMTSVFNAIEKGVSKKLREKDAEIENINQKNRELAERIKQVSIEAQSWHYKAKYNEQVVNVLRNNLQQAITQGEEQGKEGFGDSSEVDDATSYIDLNSLISNPGARMKSTLKEHQGIENLMCRACRAKEVSMLLMPCRHLCLCDNCDRYINVCPVCQLMKTQSVQVYLS, from the exons ATGTTGGGGCGCAAAAATGTCTTGGATGAGGCTCGATTTCAGTATCAAACCAATGAAGCAAATCAACTGCAGTTGTTTGGGAATA TACAAGCTGGATGCAATATTGACCCTGTTAGTTACGTTGGAAATGAGTATCTCAGCTCCATGTTTCGATCTAATAAACGAAGCAGAGCAGCAGAAGATATATCAAAGCAGCAAAAGCTTCAGATTTCCTTAAATTACAATGTCTGTCAGGACAAAGCTGATCGATTGGCAAATAGTCCAAATCCAAATCAAGTGTCAACAGGATTGAGGCTTtcttatgatgatgatgagcgCAATTCTTCTGTTACTTCTGCTAGTGGTAGCATGACTGCCGCATCTTCAATCATATTATCCCTTGGTGACAATTTCAGAACCGAGCTTGATAGGCAGCAAGAAGAGCTGGACCAGTATATTCAGCTACAG AAGGACCAATTGTCAAAAGCAGTGAGAGATATGAAACAAAAACACATGACCAGTGTCTTTAATGCCATTGAGAAAGGTGTTAGCAAGAAGCTAAGGGAAAAAGATGCAGAGATAGAGAACATTAACCAGAAAAACAGGGAACTAGCAGAGAGAATAAAACAAGTATCCATCGAAGCACAGAGCTGGCACTACAAAGCAAAGTATAATGAACAAGTTGTCAATGTATTAAGGAACAATCTCCAGCAAGCAATTACACAAGGAGAGGAACAAGGAAAGGAAGGGTTCGGAGACAGTAGCGAAGTTGACGATGCCACCTCATATATCGATTTGAATAGCTTGATCAGCAATCCAGGTGCACGAATGAAATCTACTTTGAAGGAGCACCAAGGCATAGAGAATCTGATGTGCAGAGCATGCAGGGCGAAGGAGGTTTCCATGTTGTTGATGCCTTGCAGACACTTATGCTTGTGTGACAACTGTGATAGATATATCAATGTTTGTCCTGTATGCCAATTGATGAAAACTCAAAGTGTCCAGGTGTATCTGTCTTAA